The following coding sequences lie in one Anoplolepis gracilipes chromosome 4, ASM4749672v1, whole genome shotgun sequence genomic window:
- the LOC140665009 gene encoding probable phospholipid-transporting ATPase IA isoform X4, whose product MRSRDYARAPAQSMQPIARGNPRVPSPGPLRPFTPPDLSSIPHMDGTPSHNNSISNNSNDNVVRNNASPASNRANDSAQQEPAGPFIIGSPIDLGDIDNVDNIGLRLDPVTRSSSRRRTREHIELQETGSPESISEVGPVRAENGGSQDDGQPPTQYVDGEERVIFVNAPHQPAKYKNNHITTAKYSFLSFIPLFLFEQFRRYSNCFFLFIALMQQIPDVSPTGRWTTLVPLIFILSVSALKEIVEDVKRHRADDEINMREVEVLRDGRWQWIQWRTVAVGDVVKVHNNTFFPADLVLLSSSEPQGMSFIETANLDGETNLKIRQAHPDTANLLDTAELMNFRANIQCEPPNRHLYEFHGVLRETNKQSVALGPDQLLLRGAMLRNTRWVFGVVIYTGHDTKLMQNNTATAPLKRSTLDRLINTQILMLFFILLLLCILSAIFNVIWTNANKDGLWYLGLKEEMTKNFAFNLLTFIILFNNLIPISLQVTLEVVRFVQATFINMDIEMYHAETDTPAMARTSNLNEELGMVNYIFTDKTGTLTKNVMEFKRCSVGGKLYDLPNPSNGHGSTSDNNCELIKDIIEGTAVQDSPSPIDKKKADHAAVLHEFMVMLSVCHTVIPEKIDNSIIYHAASPDERALVDGARKFNYVCDTRTPSYVEIIALGKTLRYEILNVIEFTSARKRMSVVVRTPEGKIKILCKGADSVIYERLTPISVETSDLDQEHVDDFREVTLEHLEMFASEGLRTLCFAAAEIPENVYQWWCESYHKASISIVNRENMLEQAANLIETKLTLLGATAIEDQLQDQVPETIQALLQADINVWVLTGDKQETAINIGYSCKLITHGMPLYVINETSLDKTREVIIQRCLDFGIDLKCQNDVALIIDGSTLDFALSCDIRMDFVELCSACKVVICCRVSPIQKAEVVDLITSNKKAVTLAIGDGANDVAMIQKAHIGVGISGVEGLQAACASDYSIAQFRFLKRLLFVHGSWNYSRMCKLILYSFYKNICLYVIELWFAIYSGWSGQILFERWSIGLYNVVFTAAPPLAMGLFDKVCSAETRLAHPGLYATKNNGDSFLSIRIFWIWIMNALFHSALLYWLPLMALKQDVAWGNGRDGGYLLLGNFVYTYVVVTVCAKAGLIINSWTWVTHLATWGSIILWFLFIFIYSNFWPVLNVGAVMLGNDRMLFSSPVFWLGLILIPTAVLLLDVTVNAVMNTVWKSVTEAARENEIRKSDPGAVFNNQDYRSSPVHAIADLARYGFAFSQEEGGSVTQTDVIRAYDTNLPKPGGM is encoded by the exons GCGCCGGCACAGTCAATGCAACCGATTGCCAGGGGGAACCCCCGGGTTCCCAGTCCTGGCCCGTTGCGACCCTTCACACCGCCGGACCTCTCTTCCATACCTCATATGGACGGTACGCCATCGCACAACAACAGTATCAGCAACAACAGCAACGACAATGTTGTTCGTAACAATGCATCGCCCGCGAGCAATCGAGCGAACGACAGCGCGCAACAAGAACCCGCCGGGCCCTTCATCATCGGCAGTCCCATCGATCTCGGGGACATCGACAATGTCGACAATATCGGCCTCCGACTGGATCCAGTTACGCGTAGTAGTAGCAGACGAAGGACGCGGGAACATATCGAGCTCCAGGAGACTGGCTCGCCGGAGTCAATTTCCGAGG TTGGTCCGGTAAGGGCGGAAAATGGTGGCTCGCAGGATGACGGTCAGCCACCTACGCAATACGTTGACGGTGAAGAAAGGGTCATTTTTGTCAATGCACCTCATCAGCctgcaaaatacaaaaacaatCACATTACGACTGCGAAGTATTCATTTTTGTCGTTCATACCTTTATTCCTGTTTGAACAATTTCGTCGTTACAGCAACTGTTTCTTCCTGTTCATCGCACTTATGCAG CAAATACCAGACGTGTCTCCGACAGGACGCTGGACAACGTTGGTTCCACTGATTTTCATCCTCAGTGTGTCCGCTTTGAAGGAGATAGTCGAGGATGTT aaaaggcACAGAGCGGacgatgaaataaatatgagaGAGGTGGAGGTGCTGAGAGACGGGCGCTGGCAGTGGATACAGTGGCGCACTGTAGCCGTCGGCGATGTGGTTAAG gTTCATAACAACACTTTCTTCCCTGCCGACCTGGTCTTGTTATCATCGTCGGAGCCGCAGGGTATGTCCTTCATAGAGACCGCCAATTTGGACGGTGAGACGAATCTCAAAATTCGACAGGCCCATCCCGACACTGCCAATCTTTTGGATACTGCGGAATTGATGAATTTTCGCGCCAACATCCAGTGCGAACCGCCCAACAGACATTTGTACGAGTTCCATGGAGTTTTACGAGAGACCAATAAGCA GAGTGTAGCTTTAGGGCCTGATCAATTGTTACTCCGTGGCGCGATGTTGCGGAACACACGATGGGTATTCGGCGTAGTCATATACACGGGGCACGATACGAAACTCATGCAGAATAATACCGCGACAGCGCCATTGAAACGATCCACCCTCGATCGGTTGATCAACACGCAGATACTGATGCTATTTTTCATACTTCTTCTGTTGTGCATTCTTTCCGCGATATTCAACGTCATATGGACGAACGCCAATAAAGATGGCCTTTGGTATTTGGGTTTAAAAG AGGAAATGACTAAGAACTTCGCGTTTAATCTGTTgacatttattattctcttcaACAATTTAATACCAATATCGCTGCAAGTGACGCTCGAAGTAGTAAGATTCGTCCAAGCAACATTTATTAACATGGATATAGAGATGTATCATGCGGAGACGGATACTCCAGCTATGGCTCGTACAAGTAATTTAAACGAGGAACTCGGAATggtgaattatatattcacgGATAAAACCGGTACTCTTACAAAGAACGTTATGGAATTTAAACGATGTTCGGTCGGTGGAAAATTGTATGA tttGCCAAATCCTTCAAACGGCCATGGAAGCACAAGCGATAACAATTGTgagttaattaaagatattatcgAAGGAACGGCTGTGCAGGACTCTCCAAGTCCTATTGATAAGAAGAAAGCGGATCACGCTGCTGTGCTTCACGAATTTATGGTTATGCTATCAGTTTGTCATACGGTTATTCCCGAGAAAATAGATAACTCTATAATTTATCACGCTGCATCGCCAG ATGAAAGAGCATTAGTAGATGGTGcacgtaaatttaattacgtgTGTGATACACGGACGCCCAGTTATGTGGAAATCATAGCTTTAGGCAAGACGCTACGATACGAAATATTGAATGTAATAGAATTCACTTCCGCCAGGAAGCGAATGTCTGTGGTTGTAAGAACACCCGagggaaaaattaaaatcctttgTAAAGGAGCTGACTCTGTAATTTATGAAAGATTGACACCAATTTCTGTAGAAACTAGCGATCTTGACCAAGAACATGTAGATGATTTTCGTGAGGTGACTTTAGAGCATTTGGAAATGTTCGCTAGCGAAGGGTTGCGGACGCTTTGTTTTGCTGCCGCGGAAATACCTGAAAACGTTTATCAG TGGTGGTGCGAATCGTATCATAAAGCGTCAATTAGTATAGTAAATCGTGAAAACATGCTGGAACAGGCTGCGAATCTTATTGAGACTAAACTCACGTTATTAGGGGCAACTGCGATCGAGGATCAATTGCAAGATCAA gtaCCAGAAACGATACAAGCTCTTTTACAAGCTGATATCAATGTCTGGGTATTGACTGGAGATAAACAGGAGACCGCCATAAATATCGGTTATTCGTGCAAGCTAATAACACACGGAATGCCTCTTTATGTCATCAATGAGACTTCTTTAGAT aaaacgaGAGAAGTTATCATTCAACGCTGCCTTGATTTTGGGATTGacttaaaatgtcaaaatgatGTGGCTCTAATTATAGATGGCAGTACGTTAGATTTTGCTCTATCTTGTGATATTAGGATGGACTTCGTGGAATTATGTTCAGCTTGCAAAGTAGTTATCTGTTGCAGAGTGTCACCGATACAAAAAGCTGAG gTGGTTGATTTAATCACGAGTAACAAGAAAGCTGTAACTCTCGCAATTGGGGATGGTGCGAACGATGTGGCTATGATACAGAAAGCTCACATTGGTGTCg gTATTTCGGGTGTCGAAGGTCTTCAAGCAGCATGTGCATCTGATTATTCTATCGCACAGTTCCGTTTTCTGAAACGTCTATTATTTGTTCACGGTTCTTGGAATTATAGTAGAATGTGTAAATTAATCTTGTACTCGTTTTACAAGAATATTTGTCTATATGTTATTGAATTATGGTTTGCTATATATTCTGGTTGGTCCGGACAGATTCTATTTGAAAGATGGTCTATTGGACTTTATAACGTT GTTTTCACCGCTGCGCCTCCATTAGCTATGGGTCTCTTTGATAAAGTGTGTTCCGCAGAAACTCGTTTAGCACATCCAGGATTATATGCTACGAAGAATAACGGCGACTCGTTTCTCAGTATTAGA ATATTTTGGATATGGATTATGAATGCGCTATTTCATTCGGCGTTACTTTATTGGTTGCCGCTTATGGCTCTCAAGCAAGATGTGGCTTGGGGGAACGGTAGAGACGGCGGTTATCTTTTACTAGGAAACTTTGTGTATACC TATGTTGTAGTAACAGTATGCGCGAAAGCaggtttaataataaactcgTGGACATGGGTCACTCATTTAGCAACCTGGGGATCTATTATACTCTggttcttatttatttttatatatag TAATTTTTGGCCCGTCTTGAACGTCGGCGCTGTGATGTTAGGTAATGACAGAATGTTATTTTCTTCGCCTGTTTTCTGGCTGGGACTTATATTAATACCGACAGCAGTATTGCTACTAGATGTTACAGTAAATGC agtGATGAATACAGTTTGGAAATCGGTGACGGAAGCAGCCCGAGAGAATGAAATTAGGAAATCCGATCCTGGTGCTGTATTCAACAATCAGGATTACAGAAGCTC GCCTGTGCATGCCATCGCCGATCTCGCGAGGT ATGGTTTCGCGTTCTCCCAAGAGGAGGGCGGTTCAGTAACCCAGACGGACGTGATCAGAGCCTACGACACGAATCTTCCGAAACCGGGCGGCATGTGA
- the LOC140665009 gene encoding probable phospholipid-transporting ATPase IA isoform X6, producing the protein MEVAATKLVQWYNELRSRVHLYLHAQTLGPVRAENGGSQDDGQPPTQYVDGEERVIFVNAPHQPAKYKNNHITTAKYSFLSFIPLFLFEQFRRYSNCFFLFIALMQQIPDVSPTGRWTTLVPLIFILSVSALKEIVEDVKRHRADDEINMREVEVLRDGRWQWIQWRTVAVGDVVKVHNNTFFPADLVLLSSSEPQGMSFIETANLDGETNLKIRQAHPDTANLLDTAELMNFRANIQCEPPNRHLYEFHGVLRETNKQSVALGPDQLLLRGAMLRNTRWVFGVVIYTGHDTKLMQNNTATAPLKRSTLDRLINTQILMLFFILLLLCILSAIFNVIWTNANKDGLWYLGLKEEMTKNFAFNLLTFIILFNNLIPISLQVTLEVVRFVQATFINMDIEMYHAETDTPAMARTSNLNEELGMVNYIFTDKTGTLTKNVMEFKRCSVGGKLYDLPNPSNGHGSTSDNNCELIKDIIEGTAVQDSPSPIDKKKADHAAVLHEFMVMLSVCHTVIPEKIDNSIIYHAASPDERALVDGARKFNYVCDTRTPSYVEIIALGKTLRYEILNVIEFTSARKRMSVVVRTPEGKIKILCKGADSVIYERLTPISVETSDLDQEHVDDFREVTLEHLEMFASEGLRTLCFAAAEIPENVYQWWCESYHKASISIVNRENMLEQAANLIETKLTLLGATAIEDQLQDQVPETIQALLQADINVWVLTGDKQETAINIGYSCKLITHGMPLYVINETSLDKTREVIIQRCLDFGIDLKCQNDVALIIDGSTLDFALSCDIRMDFVELCSACKVVICCRVSPIQKAEVVDLITSNKKAVTLAIGDGANDVAMIQKAHIGVGISGVEGLQAACASDYSIAQFRFLKRLLFVHGSWNYSRMCKLILYSFYKNICLYVIELWFAIYSGWSGQILFERWSIGLYNVVFTAAPPLAMGLFDKVCSAETRLAHPGLYATKNNGDSFLSIRIFWIWIMNALFHSALLYWLPLMALKQDVAWGNGRDGGYLLLGNFVYTYVVVTVCAKAGLIINSWTWVTHLATWGSIILWFLFIFIYSNFWPVLNVGAVMLGNDRMLFSSPVFWLGLILIPTAVLLLDVTVNAVMNTVWKSVTEAARENEIRKSDPGAVFNNQDYRSSLTETARLLKNVKSVFTRRSNAASRVNVEVELSQINELRPLLLRMLRDADGFAFSQEEGGSVTQTDVIRAYDTNLPKPGGM; encoded by the exons ATGGAAGTCGCGGCCACGAAGCTGGTGCAGTGGTACAACGAGCTCAGATCTCGCGTGCATCTTTATCTGCACGCCCAGACCC TTGGTCCGGTAAGGGCGGAAAATGGTGGCTCGCAGGATGACGGTCAGCCACCTACGCAATACGTTGACGGTGAAGAAAGGGTCATTTTTGTCAATGCACCTCATCAGCctgcaaaatacaaaaacaatCACATTACGACTGCGAAGTATTCATTTTTGTCGTTCATACCTTTATTCCTGTTTGAACAATTTCGTCGTTACAGCAACTGTTTCTTCCTGTTCATCGCACTTATGCAG CAAATACCAGACGTGTCTCCGACAGGACGCTGGACAACGTTGGTTCCACTGATTTTCATCCTCAGTGTGTCCGCTTTGAAGGAGATAGTCGAGGATGTT aaaaggcACAGAGCGGacgatgaaataaatatgagaGAGGTGGAGGTGCTGAGAGACGGGCGCTGGCAGTGGATACAGTGGCGCACTGTAGCCGTCGGCGATGTGGTTAAG gTTCATAACAACACTTTCTTCCCTGCCGACCTGGTCTTGTTATCATCGTCGGAGCCGCAGGGTATGTCCTTCATAGAGACCGCCAATTTGGACGGTGAGACGAATCTCAAAATTCGACAGGCCCATCCCGACACTGCCAATCTTTTGGATACTGCGGAATTGATGAATTTTCGCGCCAACATCCAGTGCGAACCGCCCAACAGACATTTGTACGAGTTCCATGGAGTTTTACGAGAGACCAATAAGCA GAGTGTAGCTTTAGGGCCTGATCAATTGTTACTCCGTGGCGCGATGTTGCGGAACACACGATGGGTATTCGGCGTAGTCATATACACGGGGCACGATACGAAACTCATGCAGAATAATACCGCGACAGCGCCATTGAAACGATCCACCCTCGATCGGTTGATCAACACGCAGATACTGATGCTATTTTTCATACTTCTTCTGTTGTGCATTCTTTCCGCGATATTCAACGTCATATGGACGAACGCCAATAAAGATGGCCTTTGGTATTTGGGTTTAAAAG AGGAAATGACTAAGAACTTCGCGTTTAATCTGTTgacatttattattctcttcaACAATTTAATACCAATATCGCTGCAAGTGACGCTCGAAGTAGTAAGATTCGTCCAAGCAACATTTATTAACATGGATATAGAGATGTATCATGCGGAGACGGATACTCCAGCTATGGCTCGTACAAGTAATTTAAACGAGGAACTCGGAATggtgaattatatattcacgGATAAAACCGGTACTCTTACAAAGAACGTTATGGAATTTAAACGATGTTCGGTCGGTGGAAAATTGTATGA tttGCCAAATCCTTCAAACGGCCATGGAAGCACAAGCGATAACAATTGTgagttaattaaagatattatcgAAGGAACGGCTGTGCAGGACTCTCCAAGTCCTATTGATAAGAAGAAAGCGGATCACGCTGCTGTGCTTCACGAATTTATGGTTATGCTATCAGTTTGTCATACGGTTATTCCCGAGAAAATAGATAACTCTATAATTTATCACGCTGCATCGCCAG ATGAAAGAGCATTAGTAGATGGTGcacgtaaatttaattacgtgTGTGATACACGGACGCCCAGTTATGTGGAAATCATAGCTTTAGGCAAGACGCTACGATACGAAATATTGAATGTAATAGAATTCACTTCCGCCAGGAAGCGAATGTCTGTGGTTGTAAGAACACCCGagggaaaaattaaaatcctttgTAAAGGAGCTGACTCTGTAATTTATGAAAGATTGACACCAATTTCTGTAGAAACTAGCGATCTTGACCAAGAACATGTAGATGATTTTCGTGAGGTGACTTTAGAGCATTTGGAAATGTTCGCTAGCGAAGGGTTGCGGACGCTTTGTTTTGCTGCCGCGGAAATACCTGAAAACGTTTATCAG TGGTGGTGCGAATCGTATCATAAAGCGTCAATTAGTATAGTAAATCGTGAAAACATGCTGGAACAGGCTGCGAATCTTATTGAGACTAAACTCACGTTATTAGGGGCAACTGCGATCGAGGATCAATTGCAAGATCAA gtaCCAGAAACGATACAAGCTCTTTTACAAGCTGATATCAATGTCTGGGTATTGACTGGAGATAAACAGGAGACCGCCATAAATATCGGTTATTCGTGCAAGCTAATAACACACGGAATGCCTCTTTATGTCATCAATGAGACTTCTTTAGAT aaaacgaGAGAAGTTATCATTCAACGCTGCCTTGATTTTGGGATTGacttaaaatgtcaaaatgatGTGGCTCTAATTATAGATGGCAGTACGTTAGATTTTGCTCTATCTTGTGATATTAGGATGGACTTCGTGGAATTATGTTCAGCTTGCAAAGTAGTTATCTGTTGCAGAGTGTCACCGATACAAAAAGCTGAG gTGGTTGATTTAATCACGAGTAACAAGAAAGCTGTAACTCTCGCAATTGGGGATGGTGCGAACGATGTGGCTATGATACAGAAAGCTCACATTGGTGTCg gTATTTCGGGTGTCGAAGGTCTTCAAGCAGCATGTGCATCTGATTATTCTATCGCACAGTTCCGTTTTCTGAAACGTCTATTATTTGTTCACGGTTCTTGGAATTATAGTAGAATGTGTAAATTAATCTTGTACTCGTTTTACAAGAATATTTGTCTATATGTTATTGAATTATGGTTTGCTATATATTCTGGTTGGTCCGGACAGATTCTATTTGAAAGATGGTCTATTGGACTTTATAACGTT GTTTTCACCGCTGCGCCTCCATTAGCTATGGGTCTCTTTGATAAAGTGTGTTCCGCAGAAACTCGTTTAGCACATCCAGGATTATATGCTACGAAGAATAACGGCGACTCGTTTCTCAGTATTAGA ATATTTTGGATATGGATTATGAATGCGCTATTTCATTCGGCGTTACTTTATTGGTTGCCGCTTATGGCTCTCAAGCAAGATGTGGCTTGGGGGAACGGTAGAGACGGCGGTTATCTTTTACTAGGAAACTTTGTGTATACC TATGTTGTAGTAACAGTATGCGCGAAAGCaggtttaataataaactcgTGGACATGGGTCACTCATTTAGCAACCTGGGGATCTATTATACTCTggttcttatttatttttatatatag TAATTTTTGGCCCGTCTTGAACGTCGGCGCTGTGATGTTAGGTAATGACAGAATGTTATTTTCTTCGCCTGTTTTCTGGCTGGGACTTATATTAATACCGACAGCAGTATTGCTACTAGATGTTACAGTAAATGC agtGATGAATACAGTTTGGAAATCGGTGACGGAAGCAGCCCGAGAGAATGAAATTAGGAAATCCGATCCTGGTGCTGTATTCAACAATCAGGATTACAGAAGCTC ATTGACGGAAACGGCGAGGCTGCTGAAAAACGTTAAAAGTGTTTTCACCAGGCGCTCGAACGCCGCCTCCAGAGTCAATGTCGAGGTGGAGCTATCAC AGATTAACGAATTGCGACCTTTGTTATTGCGCATGCTGCGCGATGCAGATGGTTTCGCGTTCTCCCAAGAGGAGGGCGGTTCAGTAACCCAGACGGACGTGATCAGAGCCTACGACACGAATCTTCCGAAACCGGGCGGCATGTGA